Proteins found in one Enterococcus sp. 9D6_DIV0238 genomic segment:
- the rimM gene encoding ribosome maturation factor RimM (Essential for efficient processing of 16S rRNA) codes for MTEYLNVGKIVNTQGLKGEVRVISQTDFPELRYKKGTTLTLFQEKKEPIELTINTHRKHKNFDIVTFEGHSSINDVEKYRDGILKVSKEQLTDLPQDEFYYHEIIGLTVIDENEKELGKIKEILSPGANDVWVVQRPKKKDVLIPYIESVVKSVDLEQGIVRVEIPEGLIDDED; via the coding sequence GTGACTGAATATTTAAATGTTGGAAAAATCGTTAATACCCAAGGATTAAAAGGAGAAGTACGAGTGATTTCTCAAACGGATTTTCCAGAGCTTCGCTATAAAAAAGGGACGACGTTAACACTATTTCAAGAGAAGAAAGAACCAATTGAACTAACGATCAACACACACCGTAAACATAAAAATTTTGATATCGTGACCTTTGAAGGACATTCATCTATCAATGATGTAGAGAAGTATCGTGACGGTATCTTGAAAGTATCAAAAGAGCAATTAACAGATTTGCCCCAAGATGAATTTTATTATCATGAAATCATTGGACTGACTGTGATCGATGAGAATGAAAAAGAGCTTGGCAAAATCAAAGAGATTTTATCACCTGGAGCGAATGATGTGTGGGTAGTACAGCGTCCTAAGAAAAAGGATGTATTGATTCCTTATATCGAATCCGTTGTTAAGTCTGTCGATTTAGAGCAAGGTATTGTCCGTGTGGAGATCCCAGAAGGATTGATCGATGATGAAGATTGA
- a CDS encoding Nramp family divalent metal transporter, which produces MKKEHTEAEKILNYANGPSLEEINNTVEVPKDASFWRTLLAYSGPGALVAVGYMDPGNWITSIAGGAEYKYALLSVILLSSLIAMLLQSMAAKLGIVTGRDLAQATREHTSKKTGFILWIITELAIMATDIAEVIGGAVALQLLFGFPLLIGVLITTFDVLLLLLLTKLGFRKIEAIVACLIAVIFFVFAYEVALADPMIGEVLRGFIPDPKIASDKSMLFLALGIVGATVMPHNLYLHSSIAQARKFDRNDDAEKAKAIRFTIWDSNIQLTVAFIVNCLLLILGGALFYGTNSDLGKFVDLFDALKNPDIVGNIASPVLSILFAIALLASGQNSTITGTLSGQIVMEGFIHLKMPLWMRRVVTRLLAIVPVIICVILYGGRESAVEDLLLYTQVFLSIALPVSIIPLTLYTSDKKIMGKFANPMWVKVLAWIIAIVLTALNLFLIYGTLTGINA; this is translated from the coding sequence ATGAAAAAAGAGCACACAGAAGCAGAAAAAATATTGAATTATGCCAATGGTCCCAGTCTAGAAGAAATCAATAATACAGTGGAAGTCCCAAAAGATGCGAGCTTTTGGCGAACTCTTTTAGCATATAGCGGACCTGGTGCTCTCGTTGCAGTCGGATATATGGACCCAGGGAATTGGATCACATCGATCGCAGGTGGTGCTGAATATAAATATGCATTGCTAAGTGTCATTTTGTTATCTAGTTTGATTGCTATGCTTCTTCAAAGTATGGCGGCAAAATTAGGAATCGTAACAGGCCGTGACTTAGCGCAAGCAACACGAGAACACACAAGTAAAAAGACAGGTTTTATTCTATGGATCATTACAGAGCTTGCGATCATGGCGACAGATATTGCTGAGGTCATTGGTGGAGCTGTAGCATTGCAATTATTATTTGGATTTCCACTGCTGATCGGTGTTTTGATCACAACGTTTGATGTATTATTATTACTATTATTGACGAAATTAGGTTTTAGAAAAATCGAAGCGATCGTAGCCTGTTTGATAGCGGTCATTTTCTTTGTTTTTGCGTATGAAGTAGCGTTAGCTGATCCAATGATTGGTGAGGTTTTACGTGGATTTATCCCAGATCCTAAAATCGCAAGTGATAAATCGATGCTTTTTCTAGCACTGGGAATCGTTGGTGCAACGGTGATGCCGCATAATCTGTATTTGCACTCCTCGATCGCTCAAGCGAGAAAATTCGATCGTAATGATGATGCGGAAAAAGCTAAAGCCATTCGTTTCACTATTTGGGATTCGAATATCCAACTAACGGTCGCTTTCATCGTAAATTGTTTATTGTTGATTTTAGGTGGAGCATTATTTTATGGAACAAATAGTGATTTAGGGAAATTCGTTGATCTATTTGATGCATTAAAAAATCCTGATATCGTAGGGAATATTGCCAGCCCGGTATTGAGTATTTTATTTGCGATCGCCTTACTTGCTTCTGGGCAAAATTCGACTATCACAGGTACACTTTCCGGTCAAATCGTGATGGAAGGATTTATTCATTTGAAGATGCCTTTATGGATGCGTCGAGTCGTGACACGATTGCTTGCGATCGTTCCTGTGATCATTTGTGTGATTCTTTATGGAGGGAGAGAGTCAGCGGTTGAAGACTTACTATTATATACACAAGTCTTTTTAAGTATCGCCTTACCAGTATCGATCATTCCATTGACATTGTACACGAGTGATAAAAAAATCATGGGAAAATTTGCTAACCCGATGTGGGTCAAAGTACTTGCGTGGATCATTGCGATTGTATTGACCGCCTTGAACCTATTCTTGATTTATGGAACACTGACTGGTATTAATGCATAG
- a CDS encoding TVP38/TMEM64 family protein has product MSIALSRKIINCISIVGIIATIAVTIYFMRLGVFKDVDALRGLVGDSVILGPIVFMLIQIIQVVIPIIPGGISCAAGVLIFGPFAGFIYNYVGIAIGSVIIFLLGRQYGKPFILSLVSDKTYNKYIGWLDNEKRFERLFALAIFLPIAPDDALCLMAGLTKMSLRKFTLIIILAKPVSIFLYSLALIYGGTFLNGLLGF; this is encoded by the coding sequence TTGAGCATCGCACTTTCACGGAAAATTATAAATTGCATTTCGATCGTTGGAATTATCGCGACAATTGCTGTAACGATTTATTTCATGCGGCTAGGTGTTTTTAAAGATGTTGACGCATTGAGAGGTTTAGTCGGTGACTCAGTCATCTTGGGACCGATCGTTTTCATGTTGATCCAAATCATCCAAGTGGTGATCCCGATCATTCCAGGTGGTATCAGTTGTGCCGCTGGCGTTTTGATCTTCGGCCCATTTGCAGGCTTTATATATAACTATGTGGGGATCGCGATTGGATCTGTCATCATTTTTCTTCTTGGTAGACAATATGGCAAGCCATTTATTTTAAGTCTAGTTAGTGATAAAACATATAACAAGTATATCGGCTGGTTGGATAATGAAAAACGTTTTGAGCGGCTATTCGCCTTAGCGATCTTCTTACCGATCGCTCCCGATGATGCTTTGTGTTTAATGGCTGGTTTGACAAAAATGTCTTTAAGAAAATTTACTTTGATCATTATTTTAGCTAAACCAGTTTCTATCTTCTTATATAGCTTAGCATTGATTTACGGCGGTACTTTTTTGAACGGTTTGTTGGGCTTTTAA
- a CDS encoding glycerophosphoryl diester phosphodiesterase membrane domain-containing protein: MTYLKNSFKNMIDFFSGTSAYFRDVLLMHGFMLFILLPFLASSTRFILRQGQINYLSYDTIPIIFEKHPGVLIALLLILVLIVIAVFFEFTFLLLSIFFIKKKQPISLSNLLKGTFLQLKKIRFSTILFFLFYFFLVLPLSGLGFNSDLLAKIKIPAFIMDFIFANRVTIIALVLLGYLLFFYLSIRLIFALPEMILRDVPFRQAVKESWHSTKNHFFRILGQFIVIGGSILVFFVLSYTVILSAQAIIEAAFPEYALVSAVVAMTLLQFVLLLNIIFSTVGVFYITIDYMDDEGFLPEIPQWFFTQKKPSHREWTALKIGSFVFIATIFGIGVGTYNTNYLSNPSIKEPLTLSHRGVDDGNGVQNSLTALEKTSLEKPSYVEMDVQETKDKQFVVFHDFNLKNLTGVNKRPNELTLAELEKLTVTENGMQAPVCSFDDYLAKAKQLNQKLLIEIKTTKQDSPDLVDRFIEKYRNIILKEEHIIQTLTFNTATELKEKEPNFYVGYILPFNVVGPPVANVDFFTMEYTTLNRNFVNAAHNDGKKVYAWTANDEDTMTRMMFYGVDGIITDKLKLLNETIRTDVDELTYSDKLLHFVIGIG; this comes from the coding sequence GTGACATATTTAAAAAACAGTTTCAAAAATATGATTGATTTTTTTTCGGGAACATCAGCTTATTTCCGCGATGTTCTATTGATGCATGGGTTCATGTTGTTTATCTTACTGCCCTTTCTGGCAAGCTCTACGCGATTTATTTTAAGGCAAGGTCAAATCAATTATTTGTCTTATGATACGATTCCGATCATTTTTGAAAAACACCCTGGTGTGTTGATCGCTTTATTGTTGATCTTAGTTTTGATTGTGATCGCAGTTTTTTTTGAATTTACATTTTTACTTTTAAGTATCTTTTTTATTAAGAAAAAGCAACCGATTTCTCTCTCAAATTTATTAAAAGGTACTTTTCTTCAATTAAAAAAAATTCGTTTCAGTACGATCTTATTCTTTTTGTTTTATTTTTTCTTGGTTTTACCCCTTAGCGGTTTAGGATTCAATTCAGATTTATTGGCAAAAATCAAAATACCCGCGTTTATCATGGATTTCATTTTTGCGAATCGTGTAACGATCATCGCGCTCGTTCTTTTGGGTTACTTACTCTTTTTTTATCTTTCGATCCGTTTGATCTTCGCACTTCCTGAAATGATTTTAAGAGACGTACCGTTTCGTCAGGCAGTCAAAGAAAGTTGGCATTCGACCAAAAATCATTTCTTCCGGATACTTGGTCAATTTATTGTCATCGGCGGTAGTATTTTAGTCTTTTTTGTTTTAAGTTATACGGTGATCCTCAGCGCTCAAGCAATCATTGAAGCAGCATTTCCTGAATATGCTTTAGTCAGTGCTGTCGTTGCCATGACCTTATTGCAGTTTGTGTTACTGCTGAATATTATTTTTTCTACCGTCGGGGTCTTTTATATCACGATCGATTATATGGATGACGAAGGATTCTTACCTGAGATCCCTCAATGGTTCTTTACCCAGAAAAAACCTTCTCATAGAGAATGGACAGCTCTAAAAATCGGCTCATTCGTATTTATTGCTACAATCTTCGGTATTGGTGTCGGCACGTATAATACTAATTATTTAAGTAATCCTTCTATAAAAGAACCGTTGACCCTTTCTCATAGAGGGGTAGATGATGGAAACGGTGTTCAAAATTCATTGACAGCTCTTGAGAAGACTAGCTTAGAAAAGCCAAGTTATGTAGAAATGGACGTTCAAGAAACAAAAGACAAACAGTTTGTCGTTTTTCATGATTTCAATTTAAAAAATTTGACCGGTGTCAATAAACGCCCAAATGAACTGACTTTGGCAGAATTAGAAAAACTAACAGTTACAGAAAATGGGATGCAGGCACCTGTTTGTTCCTTCGATGATTATTTAGCTAAAGCAAAACAGTTAAATCAAAAACTTCTTATAGAAATCAAAACAACCAAACAAGATAGTCCAGATTTAGTCGATCGCTTTATTGAAAAATATCGAAATATCATCTTAAAAGAAGAACACATTATTCAAACATTGACCTTCAATACAGCAACAGAGCTCAAAGAAAAAGAGCCTAACTTTTATGTCGGTTATATCTTACCATTCAATGTCGTTGGTCCACCAGTAGCTAATGTTGATTTCTTCACTATGGAATATACCACGTTGAACAGAAATTTTGTCAATGCTGCACACAACGATGGGAAAAAGGTCTATGCCTGGACAGCAAATGATGAAGACACGATGACTCGCATGATGTTTTATGGGGTCGACGGTATCATTACTGATAAACTTAAATTGCTGAATGAAACGATTCGAACAGATGTCGATGAATTGACTTATTCAGACAAATTACTTCATTTCGTTATAGGTATTGGATAA
- the nth gene encoding endonuclease III — MLSKEKTMEAIEIMYDMFPEAECELTHQNPFQLLIAVILSAQATDVSVNKATPALFAAYPTPEALANAPIEGIIEKIKTIGLYRNKAKNIKACAAQLLEQFDGKVPETREELITLPGVGRKTANVVMGDAFGEPAIAVDTHVERVSKRLRICKLDASVREVEDTLMRKIPKELWVKTHHTMIFFGRYHCLARSPKCEVCPLLYLCQDGKSRMGKK; from the coding sequence ATGCTTTCCAAAGAGAAGACAATGGAAGCTATCGAAATTATGTATGACATGTTTCCAGAAGCGGAATGCGAGCTTACACATCAAAATCCATTTCAATTGTTGATTGCGGTCATTTTGAGTGCTCAAGCAACAGATGTTTCCGTAAATAAAGCAACACCCGCATTGTTTGCTGCTTATCCAACACCAGAAGCATTAGCTAATGCGCCGATCGAAGGAATCATTGAAAAAATCAAAACGATTGGTTTGTATCGCAACAAAGCGAAAAATATCAAAGCTTGTGCGGCACAATTATTGGAACAGTTTGACGGGAAAGTACCAGAGACCCGAGAAGAATTGATCACATTGCCTGGTGTCGGTCGAAAAACGGCAAACGTTGTTATGGGAGATGCTTTTGGTGAGCCAGCTATCGCTGTGGACACCCATGTTGAAAGAGTGTCGAAACGCTTACGAATTTGTAAATTAGATGCCAGTGTACGAGAAGTAGAAGACACGTTGATGCGTAAGATCCCTAAAGAGCTATGGGTGAAGACACATCATACGATGATTTTTTTCGGACGCTATCATTGCTTGGCACGTAGCCCTAAATGTGAAGTTTGCCCGCTTTTATATCTGTGTCAAGATGGTAAAAGCCGAATGGGCAAGAAATAG
- a CDS encoding DnaD domain protein, producing the protein MLSINQYLQAGETTVSNLVIENYQKIGLTDEEFLFWLQLFRSQAKGDLFPDLAEISQIMNKPMEVIYKLLNQLVSRGFLTIQTKQNEQGQMIDTYDLLPIFEKISLLQEKQIEQEQEHSSEESIKQLYQGFEKEFGRQLSPIELEMIGQWLETDHYQPELIRLALREAVLNQAYSLKYIDRILLAWERKNITTKEQVAEDQKRRKQALIQKEIEQQGAANEPIPKVTLHNWLNPEDNE; encoded by the coding sequence ATGTTATCAATCAATCAATATCTGCAAGCCGGTGAAACGACTGTCTCCAATCTAGTAATAGAAAATTATCAGAAAATCGGCTTAACAGATGAAGAATTCCTTTTTTGGCTGCAATTATTCCGTTCACAAGCTAAAGGAGATCTTTTTCCAGATTTAGCTGAAATCAGTCAGATCATGAATAAGCCCATGGAAGTCATCTATAAGTTATTGAATCAGCTCGTTTCAAGAGGATTTCTAACGATCCAGACAAAGCAAAATGAGCAGGGACAAATGATAGATACGTATGATCTACTGCCAATTTTTGAGAAAATTTCTTTGTTACAGGAAAAACAGATAGAACAAGAGCAGGAGCATTCATCTGAAGAATCGATCAAGCAATTGTATCAAGGATTCGAGAAAGAATTTGGTAGACAGCTGTCTCCGATCGAACTAGAGATGATCGGACAGTGGTTGGAAACTGACCATTATCAACCTGAATTGATCAGGCTAGCTTTAAGAGAAGCAGTCTTGAATCAGGCGTATAGTTTAAAATATATCGATCGTATCTTGCTGGCTTGGGAACGTAAAAATATTACGACAAAAGAGCAAGTGGCTGAAGATCAAAAACGACGAAAACAAGCATTGATCCAAAAAGAAATCGAGCAGCAAGGTGCTGCAAATGAGCCTATACCTAAAGTTACCCTTCATAATTGGCTCAATCCGGAAGATAACGAGTAG
- a CDS encoding carboxypeptidase M32, producing the protein MKEQEFLQEVKEIELLNSALGLLEWDSQTGMPEAGSGFRGETVGYLSGMSFERSVGPKIQEALSYFDEHPDELSEVGLAVYKQVKEDYELNHSIPPERMQAYNTALTNAHAAWLKARKMKDFGQMKAEIQTIIDFLKEFIPYWKKEEATNYDVLLNQYEPELTVAKLDQIFAQVKTGIMEIRAVIAEKGTAPRTDFLSRKVTKEQQRKFVIGVAEQLGYDFSRGRLDDTVHPFMLDLNRNDARITTRWDETNFSMATFGVIHEAGHGIYEQSIDPKYDYTPLSTGASMGIHESQSLFNEIIIGSNKQFWEKQFPFFKECTEGTFDDITFADFYDSLKETKASLIRIEADSLTYPLHIIIRYEIEKLIFNEDISVDELPKIWNDKYEEYLGIRPENDLEGIVQDVHWSGGSFGYFPSYALGYMYAAQLRHAMENDVEINEVLASDDYSPIKNWLTEHIHQYGASRKPNRLIKDATGEELNPQYLIDYMKSVYYDVYKINE; encoded by the coding sequence ATGAAGGAACAAGAATTTCTACAAGAAGTAAAAGAAATCGAGTTATTGAATTCTGCATTAGGTTTATTAGAATGGGACAGTCAAACAGGGATGCCGGAAGCAGGCAGTGGATTTCGCGGTGAAACAGTAGGCTACTTATCCGGTATGTCATTTGAGCGTAGTGTAGGACCGAAAATCCAAGAAGCGCTAAGCTATTTTGACGAGCATCCAGATGAATTATCAGAAGTCGGGCTGGCAGTTTATAAACAAGTCAAAGAGGATTATGAATTAAATCACAGCATTCCTCCTGAACGTATGCAGGCGTATAATACAGCATTGACTAATGCGCATGCAGCATGGCTCAAAGCTAGAAAAATGAAAGATTTTGGTCAGATGAAAGCTGAAATCCAAACAATCATTGATTTTCTAAAAGAGTTTATCCCTTATTGGAAAAAAGAGGAGGCAACAAATTACGATGTTCTATTGAACCAATATGAACCTGAACTGACAGTGGCAAAGTTAGATCAAATCTTTGCTCAAGTCAAAACTGGGATCATGGAGATCAGAGCGGTGATCGCTGAAAAAGGAACAGCACCTAGAACAGACTTTTTATCAAGAAAGGTGACAAAAGAGCAGCAGCGAAAATTTGTCATAGGAGTAGCAGAACAGTTAGGCTATGATTTTTCTCGTGGTCGTTTAGATGATACGGTTCATCCTTTTATGCTGGATTTGAATCGAAATGATGCAAGAATCACTACGCGCTGGGATGAAACAAACTTTTCAATGGCGACTTTTGGAGTTATCCATGAAGCAGGACATGGTATTTATGAACAAAGTATCGATCCAAAATATGATTACACACCGCTTTCTACCGGTGCGTCAATGGGGATCCATGAATCGCAGTCATTGTTTAATGAAATCATCATTGGCAGTAATAAGCAGTTTTGGGAAAAGCAATTTCCGTTCTTCAAAGAATGTACAGAAGGAACATTTGATGATATTACATTCGCTGATTTCTATGATTCTTTGAAAGAGACCAAAGCCAGCTTGATTCGAATCGAAGCAGATAGTCTGACTTATCCGCTTCATATCATCATTCGTTATGAAATCGAAAAATTGATTTTTAATGAGGATATCTCAGTAGATGAATTACCAAAAATCTGGAATGACAAATATGAAGAATATTTAGGGATTCGTCCGGAAAATGATCTTGAAGGAATCGTTCAGGATGTGCATTGGTCTGGTGGTAGTTTTGGCTATTTCCCATCTTATGCACTTGGCTATATGTATGCAGCGCAATTGCGTCATGCAATGGAGAACGATGTTGAGATCAATGAAGTTCTAGCAAGTGATGACTACTCACCGATCAAAAACTGGTTGACTGAACATATTCATCAATATGGGGCTTCAAGAAAGCCGAATCGGTTGATCAAAGATGCAACGGGAGAAGAATTGAATCCGCAATATCTGATCGATTACATGAAATCTGTTTATTATGATGTTTACAAAATCAATGAGTAA
- a CDS encoding THUMP domain-containing class I SAM-dependent RNA methyltransferase, producing the protein MTKERTFKLVATAASGLEALVGKELRDLGIPCQVENGKALFEGTMETIATANLWLRTADRIKIIVGEFDALTFDELFEKVKALPWEDYLPMDAEFPVAGKSIKSKLYSTPDCQAITKKAIVNRLREVYHRPASVPLAESGAFFQLEVALLKDHVTLTLDTTGPSLFKRGYRLEKGGAPLKENMAAALVTLTNWRKDRPFYDPVCGSGTICIEAALIGHNIAPGFNREFVCETWNWFDPAVFEKVRTEADEKADYDIELDITGSDINGKMIDIARANAEEIGLGDSITFKQVALKDFSTDKEYGVIVANPPYGERLGEEESVRKLYKEMGEVFRPLKTWSKYILTSDLAFEQYYGAKATKKRKLYNGALRTDLFQYWGERPPRKPREE; encoded by the coding sequence ATGACAAAAGAAAGAACATTCAAGCTTGTAGCCACAGCTGCAAGTGGTTTAGAAGCACTAGTAGGAAAAGAATTACGTGATTTGGGGATTCCCTGTCAAGTTGAAAATGGAAAAGCATTATTTGAAGGAACGATGGAAACGATCGCGACAGCCAATCTATGGCTGCGTACCGCTGATCGTATAAAAATCATCGTTGGCGAATTTGATGCATTGACCTTTGATGAATTGTTTGAAAAAGTCAAAGCCTTGCCTTGGGAAGATTATTTGCCGATGGATGCAGAATTTCCTGTTGCTGGAAAATCGATCAAGTCTAAATTGTACAGTACACCAGACTGCCAAGCGATCACTAAAAAAGCGATCGTTAATCGTTTAAGAGAAGTTTATCATCGTCCAGCGTCAGTGCCTTTAGCTGAGTCTGGAGCCTTTTTCCAGCTGGAAGTAGCACTATTAAAGGATCATGTAACACTAACACTTGATACAACGGGACCAAGTTTATTTAAACGAGGATATCGACTTGAAAAAGGCGGAGCACCTTTAAAAGAAAATATGGCGGCAGCATTAGTCACTTTAACGAATTGGCGCAAAGACCGTCCTTTTTATGATCCCGTTTGCGGATCTGGTACGATCTGTATCGAGGCAGCATTGATCGGTCATAATATTGCACCAGGATTTAATCGCGAATTTGTTTGCGAAACCTGGAATTGGTTTGATCCAGCTGTATTCGAAAAGGTTCGCACAGAAGCTGATGAAAAAGCAGATTATGATATCGAATTGGATATCACAGGTTCAGATATCAATGGGAAAATGATCGATATTGCTAGAGCAAATGCTGAGGAAATCGGTTTGGGTGATTCTATCACGTTTAAACAGGTTGCTTTAAAGGATTTCTCGACTGACAAAGAATACGGTGTTATCGTTGCCAATCCTCCATATGGAGAACGTTTAGGAGAAGAAGAATCTGTTCGTAAATTGTATAAAGAAATGGGCGAAGTCTTTCGTCCGTTGAAAACTTGGAGCAAGTATATTCTGACTAGTGATCTAGCTTTTGAACAGTATTATGGTGCTAAAGCAACAAAAAAACGTAAATTATACAATGGCGCATTGCGTACAGATTTATTCCAGTATTGGGGAGAAAGACCGCCAAGAAAACCAAGAGAAGAGTAG
- the gpsB gene encoding cell division regulator GpsB, with protein sequence MANLVYSPKDILQKEFKTKMRGYDPVEVDEFLDNVIKDYEAYNKEILTLQEENNRLLAKLDQASKVQQAMPSRSTPEMPKSAAVTNFDILKRLSNLEREVFGKKLDDTPASNPISGMGQTPSYESNFHNSYERDVDHSETRQF encoded by the coding sequence ATGGCAAATTTAGTATACAGTCCAAAAGATATTTTACAAAAAGAATTTAAAACCAAGATGCGCGGGTATGATCCGGTTGAAGTTGATGAATTTTTAGATAACGTAATCAAAGACTATGAAGCTTATAATAAGGAAATCTTAACTTTACAAGAAGAGAATAATCGCTTATTAGCTAAATTAGATCAAGCATCTAAAGTCCAACAAGCAATGCCTTCACGTAGTACACCAGAAATGCCTAAGAGTGCTGCTGTTACAAACTTTGATATTTTAAAACGTCTATCTAACTTAGAACGTGAAGTTTTTGGAAAAAAATTAGATGATACACCAGCTTCAAATCCAATTTCTGGTATGGGACAAACTCCTTCATATGAAAGTAATTTCCATAATTCTTATGAACGTGATGTCGATCATTCAGAAACACGTCAATTTTAA
- a CDS encoding DUF1273 domain-containing protein, whose protein sequence is MENVKTLYVTGYKSFEIGVFQDNDPKIIVIKNVLKREIMGFLDAGLEWVLVSGNLGTEIWAAEVVAELKNDYPELKLGVIYPFKEFGSNWNEKNQTNLEKIERLADFVDSVSHQPYQSPAQLKMHTRFLLEHTGASLLIYDQEYPGKTEYFLKDATLFSEQYPYEIRLITMDDLQNSMDW, encoded by the coding sequence ATGGAAAACGTAAAAACACTTTATGTGACTGGATATAAAAGCTTTGAAATCGGGGTTTTTCAAGACAATGACCCAAAAATTATAGTTATTAAAAATGTCTTAAAAAGAGAAATTATGGGGTTTTTGGATGCTGGTTTAGAGTGGGTTTTAGTTTCAGGCAACCTTGGGACAGAAATTTGGGCAGCAGAAGTTGTGGCTGAATTGAAAAATGATTACCCAGAATTGAAGCTTGGGGTCATTTATCCTTTTAAAGAATTTGGCAGTAACTGGAATGAAAAAAATCAAACAAATTTGGAAAAAATCGAACGTCTTGCAGATTTTGTTGATTCGGTCAGTCACCAACCTTATCAATCACCAGCGCAGTTAAAAATGCACACTCGATTTTTATTAGAGCATACAGGAGCCAGTTTATTGATCTACGACCAGGAATACCCAGGAAAAACAGAGTATTTCTTAAAAGATGCGACTCTTTTTTCTGAGCAATATCCTTATGAAATACGTCTGATAACGATGGATGATTTACAAAACTCGATGGATTGGTGA
- the recU gene encoding Holliday junction resolvase RecU, producing MAFHYPNGTPYNNHEAPKSKKQVKKQKSIQFGKRGMDFEEEINKSNAYYLARTIAVIHKKPTPVQIVKVDYPSRSAAVIKEAYFRQASTTDYNGVYNGYYLDFEAKETKNKTSFPFKNFHQHQIDHIRQCLGQKGICFVLLWFSSLNRCFFFSGEALVSYWSEQEITGKKSLPLAMIEKEGIEIQIGIAPRVPYLDAVEQYIQSNKGVAMNDN from the coding sequence ATGGCTTTTCATTATCCTAATGGTACTCCCTATAACAATCATGAAGCACCGAAATCAAAAAAACAAGTAAAAAAACAAAAATCGATTCAGTTTGGCAAACGCGGTATGGACTTTGAAGAAGAAATCAATAAAAGTAATGCATACTACCTTGCTCGCACTATTGCAGTCATTCATAAAAAACCGACACCCGTCCAAATCGTCAAAGTGGACTATCCTAGTCGAAGCGCTGCAGTCATCAAAGAAGCTTACTTTAGACAGGCCTCCACGACGGACTATAATGGTGTATATAATGGATACTATCTGGATTTCGAAGCGAAGGAAACGAAAAATAAGACCTCTTTTCCTTTTAAAAACTTTCACCAACACCAGATCGACCATATTAGGCAATGTTTGGGTCAAAAAGGAATTTGCTTTGTTCTCTTGTGGTTTTCATCTTTGAATAGATGTTTCTTTTTTAGTGGTGAGGCGCTAGTGAGTTATTGGTCGGAACAAGAAATCACTGGAAAAAAGTCTCTACCTCTAGCAATGATCGAAAAAGAGGGAATTGAAATCCAAATTGGAATTGCGCCAAGAGTTCCTTATTTGGACGCAGTAGAACAATACATACAATCGAATAAAGGAGTTGCAATGAATGACAACTGA